One Entomomonas asaccharolytica DNA segment encodes these proteins:
- a CDS encoding YHYH domain-containing protein produces the protein MAHSGRTDKNGCHRDKSTNTRHCH, from the coding sequence ATGGCTCACTCTGGACGTACTGATAAAAACGGTTGTCATAGAGATAAGTCAACAAATACTAGACATTGCCATTAA
- a CDS encoding LPD38 domain-containing protein — MAYLQQYEQDLLNKLEQDNALREEEYSIIREQYGVEAEQQARFYDENASNYFIQLEEQLNELQRQTTILEGEPVTEADSTRINDQLRQYDQRVNQTEGTTTSEVERTTSNQQEITNFNLQQQTEQSLRQELEARLVKEQKLANETKQQQQKQQADNDLNNFKLTGSDRDIDIAAANGQQGLELNNKNTTLKQKVNDLANDMSNISDDELTYLLDELATETKAVETDRSLKERRQRVKKNNTATKTKRTLSNAERADVSNEQSVDRTASKIAKDFGFNLKSAGKNGAKGLLELFGGKGRLNSGLSFDEETYTKAKPHFIAMFKDFQEAGKNLRDFLKAILDNFGTGIKPYIFRFVQDFREGKIDVSDASVSMERDSENSGVRNTTVQETISDEPTGARQSTGGTSERTGERVSTERGRSNDLSRTDAVADGKVSDSRVRSGNTTDRATQPTTRNSEQSRVSSDSDIRQDVEQARTREIIDRSRTREPETLYDRQLAANKNITTNFADKNNIKQALPVLFDAQVDDVYKAEKRLFKNDKLGILFTNGTGTGKTGTGSGVIRRFVSAGKDNIIVVVPNDKIVRDWVKFLKGKLDVAAKQLEGITDNGKKGVVVTTYANFGSNDALSKRNWDLVVADESHYLSSDEQGTTTTYLRKLRLLTGHGRGQYAFARSYFDEDYKKYRDGLDQIKAQLEKVTKKQEKTKTDEAVIEKLLDDRDVLHKQWSIKEKEAEAIYAKKPKSKLVMLSATPFAYVKNVDYAEGYLFDYSPVSESEAQGYNSGDAYDRFFIQHFGYRMRYNKLTRPDSNVDGELMEREFNEWLKKEGALSGRRLDIPYDYDRKFFLTEDAVGTRLDKAFEEIREAQDKDDTLTDLPALHKLFPYHERMYLLEAIKAKHSVDYIKESIKLGRKVVVFHDFNKGGARNPYQVILSNIKDTAQRAKIAAILAQPHLRADFSDLVSPLERFARDFDNTLVINGRIPKAQRERNVALFNDDNSGYNLIVVQSDAGREGISMHDTTGKHQRVLANLGLPVRPVAASQEEGRIYRTGQASNVIIRYFTTGTGWEASAFTWKIAERAGTAENLALGHEARALKQSFLDAYANASDVEFLDTDGTGGKTLDRELARAISGFDAAKTYYYGQQKNTKRRDQREGFDYYATPEPVGYKMVEWADVGRGDKVLEPSAGHGAIARFIPDGVEATAVEPSYNLSQRIGLSRAGTHIINDRFENHNLVNKYDAIVMNPPYGSGGKTAMEHLEKALRHLKPNGRVVALVPTGQFDKRFDDFLETKEAQGINIKARILMPSVTFEKAGTGVSTQILVIDKNNVDEGSTYLDFTSAKTINELFDRLEHIELKPRQKEATDEIEVEDTVKLDEDGKPLLVEHTTRRGKVIKGVIANIPKSEAKKIDEYTFAKDGGFFIREEYLDENNNFIISNNENTENKPVINLANDGKPLIVEHTTARGKVIKGIIANISKEQAKAIDKYTFQKEGGFFIREEYLDENGNLHLDQQYSRNKFNQGSNAVTLRSFINNTTKHWKNIPATTVVQSTEDLPEAIRHKINKDNADDASGIQHNGTVYLIADNIESTQHASFVVEHEILGHYGLRGLFGNALNPILNNIYNTNPAVKQQADQLSKQYGYSKLLATEEVLADMAATDDIQNMSFWNKLVAAFRNFSRKLGLPINWSTNDIASLLGNARRFVENGRKVAIGDNNQQYSRLSQFIDSGLSWLDNKIDSSQPLSDRLSPAQRSIMKNKFAMFQHESIKNKIEGMTENLGKKFVQGVFDSFAPLKELNETAYMQAHLSKGTEGAVEALLRFGKPKLSQGALDIDSDGRGLFGILSELNSGETNELNEWLSWMAANRAERLKQQDRENLFTDSDIQELKKLSDGTMTDGRSRAKVYNQVRKQFMAYNKAVLDIAEQSGLIDGENRKTWESGFYLPFYRIADEDTNFSIGNVNKLVGQKAFKKLKGGTKALDDLLVNIVSNWSHLLTASMKNQAGVTSLKSAVNLGIADKLDKIGAGEYINQSTNGYRKGGQNIVWVMEGGQQEYYQVNDPLVFDALNMINHKGWNNPLINIMGSFKKALTVGVTISPTFRLRNLIRDTLQATAVANLKYNPISNVIDGFNASKIGTNTLNHLMAGGGAIRFGSMNDGNQGYQLRKLMKELSIKEGQILNTRSKVEHALFEAWNWYKEVGDRAETVNRAAIYQQAIAAGKSHLQASFEARDLMNFTAHGKWASIRFLSQVVPFFNARLQGMYKLGRAAKHDPKRFAMVTGAVALASSLLYLLQKDDDDYKQLPDWVRDNYWYVKLADKALYIPKPFEIGALGTVVERGLEFALASNDYTTKDFVGSLTTLLADQLAMNPMPQLIKPALEATNNYNSFLGSPIDNMGQQRLAAKDRYTAATSAGAIAAGKVLNISPQRIEYLVRGYFGWLGLQVLNITDLAARPLVDLPSNPNRDLSKVNNLFMVGDFIKNSNVGTGSKYLTRFYESQQKIDQVYASLSNARKNGELEYAKELAQDNRLKSRQLYNNAKTRIDKYSQQINAIRANKQLTASMKNERVEILQKRRNKLAESVDKMARARGYL, encoded by the coding sequence ATGGCTTATTTACAGCAGTATGAGCAAGACCTATTAAATAAGCTAGAACAAGATAATGCGCTACGAGAAGAAGAATATAGTATCATACGTGAACAGTATGGCGTAGAAGCTGAACAACAGGCACGTTTCTATGATGAAAATGCCAGCAACTACTTTATACAACTAGAGGAACAACTCAATGAACTCCAAAGACAAACAACCATCCTCGAAGGTGAACCAGTCACAGAAGCCGATTCAACCAGAATTAACGACCAGTTACGGCAATACGATCAGCGAGTTAATCAAACTGAAGGAACAACAACTTCAGAAGTTGAAAGAACAACTAGCAACCAACAAGAAATAACTAACTTTAATCTACAGCAACAGACTGAACAATCACTTAGGCAGGAGCTAGAAGCTAGATTAGTTAAAGAGCAAAAATTAGCTAATGAAACAAAACAACAGCAACAAAAACAACAAGCAGATAATGATCTTAATAACTTTAAATTAACTGGATCAGATCGTGATATTGATATTGCTGCTGCTAATGGTCAACAAGGTTTAGAATTAAATAATAAAAATACCACGCTTAAGCAGAAAGTAAATGATTTAGCTAATGATATGTCGAATATATCAGATGATGAACTTACTTATTTGCTTGATGAATTAGCAACAGAGACTAAGGCTGTTGAGACTGATAGGTCATTGAAAGAACGTAGGCAAAGAGTTAAAAAAAATAATACTGCTACTAAAACTAAGCGTACTTTATCAAATGCAGAGAGGGCAGATGTTAGCAATGAACAATCAGTAGACAGAACAGCCTCTAAGATAGCTAAAGATTTTGGATTTAATCTAAAAAGTGCTGGTAAAAATGGTGCTAAAGGATTATTAGAGCTTTTTGGAGGTAAAGGTAGGTTAAATAGTGGTTTATCTTTTGATGAGGAAACTTATACCAAAGCAAAGCCACATTTTATAGCAATGTTTAAGGATTTCCAAGAAGCAGGTAAAAACTTACGTGACTTTTTGAAAGCTATATTAGATAATTTTGGAACTGGAATTAAACCTTATATCTTTAGGTTTGTTCAGGATTTTAGAGAAGGTAAAATTGATGTATCAGATGCCAGCGTATCTATGGAACGAGATAGCGAAAACAGTGGAGTTAGAAACACCACTGTACAAGAAACTATTTCAGATGAACCAACAGGAGCTAGACAAAGCACTGGAGGAACAAGCGAACGAACTGGAGAAAGAGTATCCACAGAGCGAGGACGTAGTAACGATTTATCAAGAACTGATGCCGTTGCTGATGGAAAGGTCAGCGATAGCAGAGTACGTAGCGGAAACACAACAGATCGAGCTACGCAGCCCACTACCAGAAATAGCGAGCAAAGCCGAGTTAGTAGCGATAGCGACATACGACAGGATGTTGAACAAGCAAGAACAAGAGAAATTATTGACCGTAGTCGAACAAGAGAGCCAGAAACCTTATATGACAGGCAATTAGCAGCCAATAAAAATATAACCACAAACTTTGCTGATAAAAATAATATTAAACAAGCCTTACCTGTTCTTTTTGATGCCCAAGTTGACGATGTATACAAAGCTGAAAAACGTTTATTTAAAAATGACAAATTAGGGATTCTTTTTACTAATGGCACAGGAACAGGTAAAACAGGTACAGGATCAGGGGTAATAAGACGTTTTGTTAGTGCTGGTAAAGATAATATTATCGTTGTTGTTCCTAATGACAAAATTGTCCGTGATTGGGTCAAGTTTCTTAAAGGTAAATTAGACGTTGCTGCTAAACAATTAGAGGGCATTACTGATAATGGTAAAAAAGGTGTAGTAGTCACCACCTATGCTAATTTTGGTAGTAATGATGCCCTTAGTAAACGGAATTGGGATTTAGTAGTAGCGGATGAATCTCATTATTTGTCTAGTGATGAACAAGGTACTACCACCACCTACCTAAGAAAATTAAGGTTGCTCACAGGGCATGGTAGAGGTCAATATGCTTTTGCTCGCTCTTATTTTGATGAGGATTATAAAAAATATAGAGATGGTTTAGATCAGATCAAAGCTCAATTAGAGAAAGTAACTAAGAAACAAGAAAAAACTAAAACAGATGAGGCAGTAATAGAAAAGTTATTAGATGATCGTGATGTACTTCATAAGCAGTGGAGTATAAAAGAAAAAGAAGCTGAAGCCATTTATGCAAAAAAACCAAAATCTAAACTAGTGATGCTATCTGCAACACCTTTCGCCTATGTAAAAAATGTTGATTATGCTGAAGGTTATCTTTTTGATTATAGTCCTGTGTCAGAGTCAGAAGCACAAGGTTATAACTCAGGAGATGCTTATGATAGATTCTTTATCCAACATTTTGGTTATCGAATGCGCTACAACAAATTAACTCGACCAGATAGTAATGTTGATGGTGAGTTAATGGAACGGGAATTTAATGAATGGCTAAAAAAAGAAGGGGCATTATCAGGTAGACGTTTAGATATTCCTTACGATTATGACCGAAAATTCTTTCTTACTGAAGATGCAGTGGGTACTAGACTAGATAAGGCTTTTGAAGAAATTAGGGAAGCTCAAGATAAAGATGATACTTTAACTGATTTACCAGCACTTCATAAATTATTTCCTTATCATGAACGTATGTATTTGCTGGAAGCTATTAAAGCTAAACATTCAGTAGATTATATCAAGGAAAGTATTAAGCTAGGACGTAAAGTTGTTGTATTCCATGATTTTAATAAAGGTGGTGCAAGAAACCCCTACCAAGTTATTTTAAGTAATATTAAGGATACCGCACAAAGGGCAAAGATAGCAGCTATTCTAGCTCAACCACACTTAAGAGCAGATTTTTCTGATCTGGTATCACCACTTGAGAGATTTGCAAGGGATTTTGATAATACATTAGTTATCAATGGCAGAATACCAAAAGCTCAACGTGAACGTAATGTTGCTTTATTTAATGATGATAATTCAGGGTATAACCTGATTGTGGTACAGTCTGATGCTGGTCGTGAAGGTATTAGTATGCACGATACTACAGGTAAACATCAGAGAGTTTTAGCCAATCTAGGTTTACCTGTTAGGCCAGTAGCAGCTTCACAGGAAGAGGGGCGCATTTACCGAACAGGACAAGCTTCTAATGTGATTATTCGATACTTCACAACGGGTACAGGATGGGAAGCGAGTGCTTTTACTTGGAAAATTGCAGAACGAGCTGGTACAGCTGAAAACCTTGCTCTTGGACATGAAGCCAGAGCCTTAAAACAATCCTTCTTAGATGCCTATGCCAATGCTTCAGATGTTGAGTTTTTGGATACGGATGGTACGGGTGGTAAAACATTAGATAGAGAGTTAGCAAGGGCAATCAGTGGTTTTGATGCTGCTAAAACCTATTACTATGGACAACAAAAAAACACCAAACGTAGAGATCAACGGGAAGGATTTGATTATTATGCCACGCCTGAACCTGTTGGTTACAAAATGGTGGAATGGGCTGATGTTGGGCGAGGAGATAAAGTATTAGAACCATCAGCAGGGCATGGCGCAATTGCCAGATTTATTCCTGATGGTGTTGAAGCTACTGCGGTAGAGCCTAGTTATAATCTATCGCAAAGAATAGGATTATCTCGAGCTGGTACACATATTATTAATGATCGTTTTGAAAATCATAACCTAGTGAATAAATACGATGCTATTGTAATGAATCCTCCTTACGGATCAGGGGGTAAAACAGCAATGGAGCATTTAGAAAAAGCACTTCGTCATTTAAAACCTAATGGACGTGTAGTTGCTCTAGTACCTACAGGACAATTTGATAAACGTTTTGATGACTTTTTGGAAACTAAAGAAGCGCAAGGTATTAATATTAAAGCTAGGATATTAATGCCTAGTGTTACTTTTGAGAAAGCTGGTACAGGTGTTAGCACACAAATATTAGTGATTGATAAAAATAATGTTGATGAAGGTAGTACCTATTTAGACTTTACGAGTGCTAAAACCATTAATGAATTATTTGATCGGTTAGAACATATTGAATTAAAACCCCGTCAAAAAGAAGCTACAGATGAAATAGAAGTAGAAGATACTGTAAAATTGGATGAAGATGGAAAACCATTATTAGTAGAGCATACCACCAGAAGAGGCAAGGTAATTAAGGGTGTAATTGCCAATATACCGAAAAGTGAAGCCAAGAAAATTGATGAATATACCTTTGCTAAAGATGGCGGCTTTTTCATTCGTGAAGAGTATTTAGACGAAAATAATAATTTTATTATCAGTAATAATGAAAATACTGAAAATAAACCAGTGATTAATCTAGCTAATGATGGTAAGCCTTTAATTGTTGAACATACAACAGCTAGAGGTAAAGTCATCAAAGGTATTATAGCTAATATCAGCAAGGAGCAAGCAAAAGCAATTGATAAATATACTTTCCAGAAAGAGGGTGGCTTCTTTATTCGTGAAGAATATTTAGATGAAAATGGTAACTTACATTTAGATCAACAGTATTCACGAAATAAATTTAACCAGGGGAGTAATGCAGTAACTTTACGATCATTTATTAATAATACTACCAAACATTGGAAAAATATACCTGCTACTACCGTTGTTCAGTCTACAGAAGATTTACCTGAAGCGATCCGTCATAAAATAAACAAAGATAATGCCGATGATGCCAGTGGTATTCAACATAATGGCACAGTCTATTTAATTGCCGATAATATCGAATCGACTCAACATGCATCCTTTGTGGTTGAACATGAGATATTAGGCCATTATGGATTAAGAGGATTATTTGGTAATGCCTTAAATCCAATCTTAAATAATATCTACAATACTAATCCAGCAGTTAAACAACAAGCAGATCAACTGTCAAAACAGTATGGCTATAGTAAATTATTAGCGACTGAAGAAGTGCTTGCTGATATGGCAGCCACAGATGATATTCAAAATATGTCTTTTTGGAATAAATTAGTGGCTGCTTTTAGAAATTTCTCAAGAAAATTAGGTTTACCTATTAATTGGTCTACTAATGATATAGCTTCTTTATTAGGTAATGCGAGACGTTTTGTAGAAAATGGGAGAAAAGTAGCTATTGGCGATAATAATCAACAATATTCACGTCTTAGCCAATTTATTGACAGTGGTCTTAGTTGGCTAGATAACAAAATTGATAGCTCACAACCTTTATCGGATCGTCTTTCACCTGCACAACGTAGCATAATGAAAAACAAGTTTGCTATGTTCCAGCATGAAAGCATTAAAAATAAAATTGAAGGTATGACTGAAAACCTAGGCAAAAAGTTTGTGCAAGGTGTGTTTGACTCCTTTGCACCACTAAAAGAATTGAATGAAACTGCTTATATGCAAGCTCATCTGTCAAAAGGCACAGAGGGAGCAGTAGAAGCTTTATTGCGCTTTGGTAAACCTAAACTTAGCCAAGGTGCATTAGATATAGATTCAGATGGGCGAGGATTATTTGGTATTTTATCAGAACTAAATTCAGGTGAAACCAATGAACTTAACGAATGGTTAAGCTGGATGGCAGCTAATCGAGCAGAACGATTAAAACAACAGGATCGAGAAAACCTATTTACAGATAGTGATATACAAGAGCTTAAAAAATTAAGTGATGGTACTATGACTGATGGTCGAAGCAGGGCAAAGGTATATAATCAAGTTAGAAAACAATTCATGGCCTACAACAAAGCAGTATTGGATATTGCTGAACAATCAGGGCTAATAGATGGTGAAAATCGTAAAACGTGGGAAAGTGGTTTTTACTTACCTTTTTATCGTATTGCTGATGAAGATACTAATTTCAGTATAGGTAATGTTAATAAACTAGTGGGGCAGAAAGCATTTAAAAAACTTAAAGGTGGTACTAAGGCACTGGATGACTTATTAGTCAATATCGTCAGTAATTGGTCACATCTACTTACTGCCTCCATGAAAAATCAAGCTGGTGTTACCTCTCTTAAATCTGCGGTTAATCTAGGTATTGCTGATAAGTTAGATAAAATAGGAGCAGGTGAGTATATCAACCAATCCACCAATGGCTACCGTAAAGGAGGTCAAAATATTGTTTGGGTGATGGAAGGTGGGCAACAAGAATATTACCAAGTCAACGATCCGTTGGTATTTGATGCGCTGAATATGATTAATCACAAAGGTTGGAATAATCCTCTGATTAATATCATGGGTAGCTTTAAAAAAGCTTTAACCGTTGGTGTTACAATCTCACCTACCTTTAGATTAAGAAATTTAATCAGAGATACATTACAGGCTACCGCAGTAGCTAACCTAAAATATAATCCTATCAGTAATGTAATAGATGGTTTTAATGCTTCTAAAATAGGCACTAATACCTTAAATCATCTAATGGCTGGTGGTGGTGCTATTCGCTTTGGCTCTATGAATGATGGCAACCAAGGTTATCAACTACGTAAACTAATGAAAGAACTTAGTATCAAAGAAGGACAGATATTAAATACTCGCTCCAAAGTAGAACATGCTCTATTTGAAGCATGGAATTGGTATAAGGAGGTCGGAGACAGAGCAGAAACTGTTAATCGGGCAGCTATCTATCAGCAAGCCATAGCAGCAGGAAAAAGTCATTTACAAGCAAGCTTTGAAGCACGTGATTTAATGAACTTTACAGCTCATGGCAAATGGGCTTCTATTCGTTTTCTCAGTCAGGTAGTACCTTTTTTTAATGCAAGGCTACAAGGCATGTATAAACTTGGTCGTGCAGCTAAACATGATCCTAAACGTTTTGCTATGGTAACAGGGGCTGTCGCTTTAGCTTCATCTTTACTGTATTTACTACAAAAAGATGACGATGATTATAAACAACTGCCAGACTGGGTACGGGATAACTATTGGTATGTGAAACTAGCAGATAAAGCGTTATATATTCCTAAACCATTTGAAATTGGCGCATTAGGCACAGTAGTTGAACGTGGTTTAGAGTTCGCTTTAGCTAGTAATGATTACACGACCAAAGATTTTGTAGGATCATTGACTACTTTACTGGCTGATCAACTAGCTATGAATCCTATGCCACAGTTAATAAAACCAGCTTTAGAAGCAACTAATAATTATAACTCTTTCCTTGGCTCACCTATTGATAATATGGGGCAACAACGACTTGCAGCTAAAGACCGCTATACAGCAGCCACCAGTGCAGGAGCTATAGCAGCAGGAAAAGTATTAAATATTTCACCACAGCGTATAGAGTACCTTGTACGTGGTTATTTTGGTTGGCTTGGTTTACAGGTGTTAAATATTACTGATCTAGCTGCTAGACCTTTAGTAGATTTACCTAGTAATCCTAATCGAGATTTAAGCAAAGTTAATAATCTGTTTATGGTAGGAGATTTTATTAAAAATTCAAATGTTGGTACAGGTAGTAAGTATTTGACGAGGTTCTATGAGTCACAACAGAAAATAGATCAAGTCTATGCTTCTCTATCAAATGCTCGCAAAAATGGCGAGCTAGAGTATGCCAAAGAGTTAGCGCAGGATAATAGATTAAAATCACGTCAGTTGTATAACAATGCTAAAACTAGAATAGATAAGTATTCACAGCAAATAAATGCAATTAGAGCTAATAAACAATTAACTGCCAGTATGAAAAATGAGCGTGTCGAGATACTACAAAAAAGACGTAATAAGTTGGCTGAGTCTGTAGATAAAATGGCAAGGGCAAGAGGGTATTTGTAA
- a CDS encoding SH3 domain-containing protein, translating into MDKELEHPINHPWPESIKRLQELTKFTSLPFFESETMRSIQKLNEAATNNLASLATRQSGLMKLAQLAAENNKLAFAWRESTAIKLAGDLAKSNKFASLALQTPEVISSLKMFVEATKLSGLYFQQPEAVKHLENFSKTFQLPSIAKSQIEVLKQFSEISNLASFKALTNLKNSPLFNLPSVDCLSNISPEQIIDKSFLEIDSQIREEVLSTTDFNTLSEKTKNILTYLYHYYFLPFFLSCLVTHMMTQSSEVRKELEHVSTPAEAKAYVRSYSKSSDWLSLKGYRVTIADSLNLRNKPSIKSEVITTLPLGTLVEVIDKKTHRSWLLVEVEVNGEFVQGWVSRRYTDYFRY; encoded by the coding sequence ATGGATAAAGAACTTGAACACCCAATAAACCATCCTTGGCCTGAGTCTATTAAAAGATTGCAAGAGTTGACTAAATTTACATCTTTACCTTTCTTTGAATCTGAAACAATGCGTTCAATCCAAAAACTTAATGAGGCCGCTACTAATAATCTAGCTTCCTTGGCTACAAGACAATCTGGACTTATGAAATTAGCTCAGTTGGCAGCAGAAAACAATAAATTGGCATTCGCTTGGCGTGAATCAACAGCTATAAAACTAGCTGGCGACCTCGCAAAATCAAATAAGTTTGCTTCTCTTGCACTACAAACACCAGAAGTTATAAGCTCACTAAAAATGTTTGTAGAAGCAACTAAATTATCAGGTTTATATTTTCAGCAGCCAGAAGCAGTAAAACACCTAGAAAATTTTAGTAAAACATTTCAATTACCCTCAATTGCCAAAAGTCAAATTGAGGTACTAAAACAATTTTCTGAGATAAGTAATCTTGCCTCGTTCAAAGCATTAACCAATTTAAAAAACTCTCCATTATTTAATCTTCCATCAGTAGACTGTTTATCAAATATTAGTCCCGAACAGATAATTGATAAATCTTTTTTAGAAATAGATTCCCAAATACGTGAAGAAGTGTTATCTACAACAGATTTTAATACTCTTTCAGAAAAAACTAAGAACATTCTTACTTATCTTTATCATTATTACTTTTTGCCTTTTTTTCTCAGTTGTTTAGTTACACACATGATGACCCAATCTTCTGAAGTTAGGAAAGAATTAGAACATGTATCAACTCCCGCAGAGGCAAAAGCATATGTCCGATCTTATAGTAAAAGTTCTGATTGGTTATCTCTAAAAGGATATCGTGTCACAATTGCAGATTCTCTTAACCTTAGGAATAAACCCAGTATAAAATCAGAAGTAATTACAACTTTGCCTTTAGGAACACTTGTTGAGGTTATAGATAAAAAAACTCACCGCTCTTGGCTTCTAGTTGAAGTTGAGGTAAATGGTGAGTTTGTACAAGGATGGGTTTCCAGACGTTATACAGATTATTTTAGATATTAA
- a CDS encoding portal protein, producing MIVDEEPDIKEADDSQLCAMNWQRYNYGMRKGHSDYCQEAKENEAFYLGKQWSDAALAVMQRLKKPALTINQILPRINAAIGYQIANRADISYRPRGGMANDELAATLSKLAMQIADNINFHWKETELFADGLIMKRGYYDIGISYDDTILGEISINILDPLDVIPDPDANDYDPDNWQDVIVTRWFTIDEIASTYDINPSQLKTLLEAQEPSNNFGDGLDEEETRNSFAGSYSNSARLCSDGIKRYRIIDRQYWVTEEVEVFITPTGDIRMAHALKDEQKNHLVANGYFLHKMKRRVVRRVATTSNAVLYNEISPYNHFTVIPYFPMFRRGLTLGLVDNAKDPQKLLNKTLSQSLHIVNTTANSGFVSWENTLANMSNEQLSEVGSTTGINLILKKDTPSEKVPFKLQPNPIPSGITNLTDRATVAIHDVTGINEVMLGQQGQEISGVAIQSRQFAAQQQLALALDSLSRTRNMVGRLFIELIQTFYDLPRTRRITNTDIDGQQISEEIYLNYPLDDGRVLNDLTIGEYDVVISEQPMQITFDNSQFNQLIELASKVPQVVSPEFIRILIRYSNITDKQDMLDALTKMQEPQSNPLDEAKLQEVMAKIEKLQAEAERIKADSVNKGIESVYSGVQAANVIAATPQTAPIADQLLKSAGYQDKDQPPIVAAPEQQMPEAELANPTNTNPLTPANPDVGMMQGIRTPQID from the coding sequence ATGATAGTAGATGAAGAACCTGATATAAAAGAAGCTGATGATAGTCAACTATGTGCTATGAATTGGCAACGTTATAACTATGGTATGCGTAAAGGACATAGTGATTATTGCCAAGAAGCCAAAGAAAATGAAGCCTTCTATCTCGGTAAGCAGTGGTCAGATGCTGCCCTAGCAGTCATGCAACGCCTTAAAAAACCTGCCTTAACCATTAACCAAATTCTACCGAGGATTAATGCAGCCATTGGCTATCAGATCGCCAATCGAGCAGATATTAGCTATCGTCCTCGTGGTGGTATGGCTAATGATGAACTAGCAGCTACTTTATCCAAGCTAGCAATGCAAATAGCCGACAATATTAATTTTCATTGGAAAGAAACAGAGCTTTTTGCAGATGGTTTAATAATGAAGCGTGGTTACTATGATATAGGTATTAGCTACGATGATACTATTCTTGGTGAAATCTCAATAAATATACTTGATCCACTGGATGTTATACCTGATCCTGATGCTAACGACTATGACCCTGATAACTGGCAAGATGTTATAGTTACTCGTTGGTTTACCATAGATGAAATTGCTAGTACTTATGATATTAACCCATCACAATTAAAAACATTATTAGAGGCACAAGAACCCTCTAACAACTTTGGTGATGGACTAGATGAAGAAGAAACACGTAATAGTTTTGCAGGTAGTTATTCCAACAGTGCCAGATTATGTAGTGATGGCATAAAACGTTATAGAATTATTGATCGTCAATATTGGGTAACTGAAGAAGTAGAAGTATTTATTACACCTACAGGCGACATTAGAATGGCTCATGCTCTCAAAGATGAGCAAAAAAACCACTTAGTAGCAAATGGATATTTTCTGCATAAAATGAAACGTAGGGTAGTAAGAAGAGTGGCTACTACCTCCAATGCAGTGCTATACAACGAAATTTCACCTTACAACCATTTTACCGTAATACCATACTTCCCTATGTTTAGGCGTGGTCTTACCCTTGGCCTAGTCGATAATGCCAAAGACCCACAAAAACTACTCAATAAAACACTAAGTCAATCACTGCATATTGTGAATACTACGGCTAACAGTGGTTTTGTTAGCTGGGAAAATACCCTTGCTAATATGTCCAATGAGCAATTAAGCGAAGTAGGCTCTACCACTGGCATTAATTTAATTTTGAAGAAAGATACTCCATCAGAAAAAGTACCTTTTAAATTACAACCTAATCCTATTCCTTCAGGTATTACCAACTTAACTGATAGAGCAACTGTAGCAATTCATGATGTAACAGGTATCAATGAAGTCATGTTAGGGCAACAAGGACAGGAAATAAGTGGGGTAGCTATCCAGAGTCGCCAATTTGCAGCACAGCAACAACTTGCTTTAGCTTTAGACTCATTATCTCGTACTAGAAATATGGTAGGACGATTATTTATTGAACTAATCCAGACCTTCTATGATTTGCCACGTACTAGACGTATTACCAACACTGATATAGACGGTCAACAAATCAGTGAAGAGATTTATCTTAACTATCCCTTAGATGATGGTCGTGTTTTAAATGATCTTACCATTGGTGAATATGATGTAGTGATCAGTGAACAACCTATGCAGATCACCTTTGATAATAGCCAGTTTAACCAACTAATAGAACTAGCTTCCAAAGTACCACAAGTAGTTAGTCCTGAATTTATCCGTATTTTAATTAGATACAGCAATATTACTGATAAACAAGACATGTTAGATGCACTCACCAAAATGCAAGAACCACAATCTAATCCATTAGATGAAGCAAAACTACAGGAAGTGATGGCTAAGATTGAAAAACTACAAGCTGAAGCCGAAAGAATCAAAGCTGATTCAGTTAATAAAGGTATTGAATCAGTCTATAGCGGTGTACAGGCTGCTAATGTTATAGCTGCTACACCACAAACAGCACCTATAGCTGACCAATTATTAAAATCAGCAGGTTATCAAGATAAAGATCAACCACCTATTGTAGCTGCACCTGAACAACAAATGCCCGAAGCTGAACTAGCTAATCCAACTAATACCAATCCTTTAACACCTGCTAATCCTGATGTGGGGATGATGCAGGGAATTAGAACACCACAAATTGATTAA